A stretch of Chionomys nivalis chromosome 2, mChiNiv1.1, whole genome shotgun sequence DNA encodes these proteins:
- the LOC130870147 gene encoding olfactory receptor 6B2 has product MRGENITKVTTFILLGFPTAPRLQYLLFLLFLLAYLFVLVENLAIILTVWSSASLHRPMYYFLGSLSFLEIWYVSDIIPKMLDGFLLQRKRISFAGCMTQLYFFISLVCTECVLLASMAYDRYVAICHPLRYQVIMTTGLCVQLVAFSFASGFTISVIKVYFISSATFCGSNVLNHFFCDISPILKLACTDFSTAELVDFILAFIILVFPLVATILSYGHITLAVLRIPSATGRWRAFSTCASHLTVVTFFYVAMLFIYVRPQAIDTRSSNKLISAVYTVLTPILNPLIYCLRNKEFKDALRRTLGLGHNL; this is encoded by the coding sequence ATGAGGGGAGAGAACATCACCAAGGTCACCACGTTCATCCTGCTGGGCTTCCCCACAGCCCCCAGGCTGCAGtacctgctcttcctcctcttcctgcttgcTTACCTCTTCGTGCTGGTGGAGAACCTGGCCATCATCCTCACGGTCTGGAGCAGCGCCTCTCTCCACAGACCCATGTACTACTTCCTGGGTTCCTTGTCTTTCCTAGAGATCTGGTATGTGTCAGACATCATCCCCAAGATGCTGGACGGTTTCCTCCTACAGAGGAAACGCATCTCTTTTGCTGGTTGCATGACTCAGCTCTACTTCTTCATCTCCCTGGTATGCACGGAGTGTGTACTCCTGGCttccatggcctatgaccgctatgtggccatctgccatCCCCTGCGCTACCAAGTCATCATGACCACGGGGCTGTGTGTCCAGCTCGTGGCCTTCTCTTTTGCTAGTGGCTTCACCATCTCTGTGATCAAGGTCTATTTTATCTCCAGTGCCACCTTCTGTGGCTCCAATGTCTTGaaccacttcttctgtgacatCTCCCCCATCCTCAAACTGGCCTGCACTGACTTTTCTACGGCAGAGCTGGTGGACTTCATTCTGGCCTTCATCATTCTGGTGTTCCCTCTCGTAGCCACCATCCTCTCCTATGGACACATCACCCTGGCTGTGCTGCGTATCCCTTCGGCCACAGGACGGTGGAGGGCCTTCTCCACCTGTGCCTCCCACCTCACCGTGGTCACCTTCTTCTATGTGGCCATGCTTTTTATATATGTGAGGCCACAGGCCATCGATACCCGAAGCTCCAATAAGCTCATCTCTGCTGTGTACACTGTCCTCACACCCATATTAAACCCATTGATTTATTGCCTAAGGAACAAGGAGTTTAAGGATGCCCTGAGAAGGACGCTGGGATTGGGTCACAATCTATAG
- the LOC130870163 gene encoding olfactory receptor 6B2-like, producing the protein MRGENITKVSTFILLGFPTAPRLQYPLFLLFLLAYLFVLVENLAIILTVWSSASLHRPMYYFLGSLSFLEIWYVSDIIPKMLDGFLLQRKRISFAGCMTQLYFFSSLVCTECVLLASMAYDRYVAICHPLRYQVIMTTGLCVQLVAFSFASGFTISVIKVYFISSATFCGSNVLNHFFCDISPILKLACTDFSTAELVDFILAFIILVFPLVATILSYGHITLAVLRIPSATGRWRAFSTCASHLTVVTFFYVAMIFMYVRPQAIDSRSSNKLISAVYTVLTPMMNPLIYCLRNTEFKDALRRTLGLGNTPQ; encoded by the coding sequence ATGAGGGGAGAGAACATCACCAAGGTCAGCACGTTCATCCTGCTGGGCTTTCCCACAGCCCCCAGGCTGCAGTACccgctcttcctcctcttcctgcttgcTTACCTCTTCGTGCTGGTGGAGAACCTGGCCATCATCCTCACGGTCTGGAGCAGCGCCTCTCTCCACAGACCCATGTACTACTTCCTGGGTTCCTTGTCTTTCCTAGAGATCTGGTATGTGTCAGACATCATCCCCAAGATGCTGGACGGCTTCCTCCTGCAGAGGAAACGCATCTCTTTTGCTGGTTGCATGACTCAGCTTTACTTCTTCAGCTCCCTGGTGTGCACGGAGTGTGTACTCCTGGCttccatggcctatgaccgctatgtggccatctgccatCCCCTGCGCTACCAAGTCATCATGACCACGGGGCTGTGTGTCCAGCTCGTGGCCTTCTCTTTTGCTAGTGGCTTCACCATCTCTGTGATCAAGGTCTATTTTATCTCCAGTGCCACCTTCTGTGGCTCCAATGTCTTAaaccacttcttctgtgacatCTCCCCCATCCTCAAGCTGGCCTGCACTGACTTCTCTACTGCAGAGCTGGTGGACTTCATTCTGGCCTTCATCATTCTGGTGTTCCCTCTCGTAGCCACCATCCTCTCCTATGGACACATCACCCTGGCTGTGCTGCGTATCCCTTCGGCCACAGGACGGTGGAGGGCCTTCTCCACCTGTGCCTCCCACCTCACCGTGGTCACCTTCTTCTACGTGGCCATGATCTTCATGTATGTGAGGCCACAGGCCATCGATTCCCGGAGCTCCAACAAGCTCATCTCTGCTGTGTACACTGTCCTCACACCCATGATGAATCCTTTGATCTACTGTCTGAGGAACACTGAATTTAAGGATGCTCTGAGAAGGACCTTGGGCTTGGGTAATACTCCTCAGTAG